Proteins found in one Campylobacter concisus genomic segment:
- a CDS encoding MqnA/MqnD/SBP family protein, producing the protein MIFGKIDYLNLLPFHVFLKAAPLSSQIKKAIEFKKGVPSKLNRALNARKIDAAVISSIASKKANLKKLNFGIVAKKDVKSVLVRKNSAPKPDPASASSNALAKVLHLNGEVIIGDRALKAYLREGKECFYDLGKIWHEKTNLPFVFGRFSYVKNGSFYKRLVAKFLQKNVKIPNYILAQYAKSRDISEQDIKWYLKFISYKIGPKEQKSLRKFFKENRLLKVAKRIKFL; encoded by the coding sequence ATGATATTTGGAAAGATTGATTATCTAAATTTACTCCCATTTCATGTATTTTTAAAGGCAGCTCCACTAAGCTCTCAGATAAAAAAGGCTATCGAGTTTAAAAAGGGCGTGCCAAGCAAGCTAAACAGAGCCCTAAACGCTAGAAAGATCGACGCTGCGGTTATCTCAAGCATAGCTAGTAAAAAGGCAAATTTAAAGAAGCTAAATTTTGGAATAGTCGCCAAAAAAGATGTAAAAAGCGTGCTTGTGCGCAAAAACTCAGCCCCAAAGCCAGATCCTGCCTCAGCTAGCTCAAATGCCCTAGCTAAGGTACTTCATCTAAATGGCGAAGTGATCATAGGCGACAGGGCGCTAAAGGCATACTTAAGAGAGGGTAAAGAGTGCTTTTATGATCTTGGTAAAATTTGGCATGAAAAGACAAATTTGCCATTTGTTTTTGGTAGATTTTCTTACGTAAAAAATGGCTCATTTTACAAAAGACTGGTCGCAAAATTTTTACAAAAAAATGTAAAAATTCCAAATTATATATTAGCCCAGTATGCCAAAAGCCGCGACATAAGCGAGCAAGATATCAAGTGGTATTTGAAATTTATAAGCTACAAAATAGGTCCAAAAGAGCAAAAATCACTCAGAAAATTTTTTAAAGAAAATAGATTATTAAAAGTAGCAAAAAGAATTAAATTTTTATAG
- a CDS encoding barstar family protein: MKSVILDAKKMAEKEKMHEYFAKKFDLPEYYGKNLDALFDCLCEINEPTLIKLKNESALQDDTKESLTRLFRDVCNENELVKFELVKDEK, from the coding sequence ATGAAAAGCGTGATCTTAGATGCCAAAAAGATGGCTGAAAAAGAGAAGATGCATGAGTATTTTGCTAAGAAATTTGATCTGCCAGAGTACTACGGCAAAAATTTAGACGCGCTCTTTGACTGCCTTTGCGAGATAAATGAGCCAACTCTTATAAAGCTAAAAAACGAAAGTGCTCTGCAAGATGACACAAAAGAGAGCTTGACTCGGCTATTTCGTGATGTTTGCAACGAAAACGAGCTAGTTAAATTTGAGCTTGTAAAAGATGAAAAATGA
- a CDS encoding ribonuclease domain-containing protein, with translation MNKRLLPALVAFVIAIIVGTFFFSKEGGEANKNAQILLEQLNKEGQKSLSLAENGSYTSKDEVALYIYKFNKLPKNFITKKEALELGWDAKSGNLWQVSGGKSIGGDRFSNREKRLPEADGRKWFECDVNYNGGRRGAERILYSNDGLIYYTPDHYEHFYLLYEKRMQ, from the coding sequence TTGAATAAAAGACTTTTGCCAGCCTTAGTCGCCTTTGTCATTGCTATCATCGTTGGCACCTTCTTTTTTTCAAAAGAGGGCGGCGAAGCAAACAAAAACGCTCAAATTTTACTTGAACAGCTAAACAAAGAGGGGCAAAAGAGCCTAAGCCTCGCAGAAAATGGCTCATACACCTCAAAAGATGAGGTCGCACTTTATATCTATAAATTTAACAAGCTACCAAAGAATTTCATAACCAAAAAAGAGGCACTTGAACTTGGCTGGGACGCAAAAAGCGGGAATTTATGGCAGGTAAGTGGTGGCAAAAGTATCGGTGGAGATAGATTTTCAAACCGAGAAAAGAGGCTGCCTGAGGCTGATGGTAGAAAGTGGTTTGAGTGCGACGTAAATTATAATGGCGGCAGGCGCGGCGCTGAGAGAATTTTATACTCAAACGACGGGCTTATCTACTACACGCCCGATCACTACGAGCATTTTTACCTGCTTTATGAGAAGAGGATGCAATGA
- the upp gene encoding uracil phosphoribosyltransferase, protein MQNVKLISHPLIEHKLTILRDKNTQPFQFRMLVDEISYLMIFEATRNLKVKDVKVQTPVAVADAKRLTTKVMICPILRAALGMLDSVFTIIPDASVGFLGFQRNEETAQAEFFYAKLPKDAKERMAIIIDPMFATGGTAIDAVKFLRENGIKEIKFISIIAAPEGLKRFSEIYPDVEVYTASIDEKLNEKNYIVPGLGDAGDRVFNTL, encoded by the coding sequence ATGCAAAACGTAAAGCTCATCTCGCACCCACTGATCGAGCATAAATTAACCATTCTACGTGATAAAAATACCCAACCTTTTCAGTTTCGTATGCTAGTTGATGAGATCAGTTATCTTATGATCTTTGAGGCGACTAGAAATTTAAAGGTAAAAGATGTCAAAGTTCAAACTCCAGTTGCGGTGGCAGATGCAAAGAGGCTTACTACAAAGGTGATGATATGCCCTATCTTAAGGGCTGCGCTTGGCATGCTTGATAGCGTTTTTACTATCATCCCAGACGCGAGTGTAGGCTTTTTGGGCTTTCAGCGAAACGAGGAGACAGCGCAGGCTGAGTTTTTCTACGCAAAGCTTCCAAAAGACGCAAAAGAGCGCATGGCGATCATCATCGACCCTATGTTTGCAACTGGCGGCACGGCGATAGATGCGGTCAAATTCTTGCGTGAAAATGGCATTAAGGAGATCAAATTTATCTCTATCATCGCTGCTCCTGAGGGGCTAAAGAGATTTAGCGAAATTTACCCAGACGTCGAGGTTTATACAGCTTCGATTGATGAGAAGCTAAACGAGAAAAACTACATCGTTCCAGGTCTTGGTGATGCTGGCGATAGAGTTTTTAATACGCTTTAA
- a CDS encoding malic enzyme-like NAD(P)-binding protein — translation MTHVTKEEALNYHIGGKIEIKVKTPCETSRDLSMAYTPGVAEPCKEIEADNELAYKYTNKANLVAVITDGTAVLGLGDIGAIAGKPVMEGKSVLFKKFANVDAFDIELDEHDPDKIVEICKALAPTFGGINLEDIRAPKCFEIERKLQEAVDIPVMHDDQHGTAMITSAGMINAMEISGKDISKIKIVVSGAGAAGIACAKMYKALGAKHIVMIDSKGVIHSKRTDLTPEKVEFALETEDRTLADAMRGADMFLGLSKPGVLTKEMVASMNKEPIIFALANPVPEIYPEDVEAVRSDVMMGTGRSDYPNQVNNVLGFPFIFRGALDVRAKKITENMKMAAARALAELAKEPVPAEVLKASGVSELKFGKEYIIPKPFDKRVLTAVAPAVAKAAVEDGVARVKDFDVEAYKAKLAKGF, via the coding sequence ATGACACATGTAACTAAAGAAGAAGCACTAAACTACCACATAGGCGGTAAGATCGAGATAAAGGTAAAGACGCCTTGCGAGACGTCAAGAGACCTTTCAATGGCCTATACGCCTGGCGTTGCAGAGCCTTGCAAAGAGATAGAAGCTGACAATGAACTAGCTTATAAATATACAAATAAAGCAAATCTAGTAGCCGTTATCACCGATGGTACGGCTGTCCTTGGGCTTGGCGACATCGGTGCGATCGCTGGCAAGCCAGTTATGGAGGGTAAGTCAGTTTTATTTAAAAAATTTGCAAACGTTGATGCCTTTGACATCGAGTTAGACGAGCATGATCCAGATAAGATTGTTGAGATTTGCAAGGCTCTTGCTCCAACATTTGGCGGCATAAATTTAGAAGATATCCGTGCTCCAAAGTGCTTTGAGATCGAGAGAAAACTTCAAGAAGCAGTTGATATTCCTGTAATGCATGATGATCAGCACGGCACAGCGATGATAACAAGTGCTGGCATGATAAATGCGATGGAAATTTCTGGCAAAGATATATCTAAGATAAAAATCGTAGTTAGCGGCGCAGGTGCGGCTGGCATTGCATGCGCGAAGATGTATAAAGCGCTTGGCGCAAAACACATCGTGATGATAGATAGTAAAGGCGTCATTCACTCAAAAAGAACAGACCTAACACCTGAAAAGGTAGAGTTTGCGCTTGAAACTGAGGATAGAACTTTGGCTGATGCGATGAGGGGTGCTGATATGTTTTTAGGTCTTTCTAAGCCTGGTGTGCTTACAAAAGAGATGGTTGCGTCAATGAATAAAGAGCCTATCATCTTTGCTCTTGCAAATCCAGTGCCTGAAATTTATCCAGAGGACGTTGAGGCTGTAAGAAGCGACGTGATGATGGGCACAGGTAGAAGCGACTATCCTAACCAAGTAAATAACGTGTTAGGTTTCCCATTCATCTTTAGAGGTGCACTTGACGTTAGAGCTAAAAAGATCACTGAAAATATGAAAATGGCAGCTGCTAGAGCACTTGCAGAGCTTGCAAAAGAGCCAGTGCCAGCTGAAGTTTTAAAGGCAAGTGGCGTTAGCGAGCTAAAATTTGGCAAAGAGTACATCATCCCAAAACCATTTGACAAGCGCGTATTAACAGCAGTCGCTCCAGCAGTTGCAAAAGCAGCAGTTGAAGATGGTGTAGCGAGAGTAAAAGATTTTGATGTTGAGGCTTACAAAGCCAAGCTTGCAAAAGGATTTTAA
- the gltX gene encoding glutamate--tRNA ligase, producing MIVTRFAPSPTGYLHIGGLRTALYNYLYARANNGKFLLRIEDTDLKRNSEEATQAIKEAFAWCKLDHDGEVTYQSKRFDLYKEYVKKLLEEGKAYKCYMSKDELEELRASQEARKERPKYDNRYRDFTGTPPAGIEPVIRIKAPLSGEIVIHDGIKGEVKFKVEDILDDFIIARSDGTPTYNFTVVIDDALMGVTDVIRGDDHLSNTPKQIVLYEALGFKVPKFYHVAMINGEDGKKLSKRHGATDVMEYKKMGYLPEALLNFLVRLGWSHGDDEIFTIEDMLKYFNPNDINKSSSTYNAQKLDWLNSHYIKTLPYERLAHDMLEFGVDFKALVKGELLLNSLRERSKTLIEMANSANAIINAPKSYDEKAWAKFINENSKEILAKFAQILDRDLDAKGYEELTNKFLEQNGLKLKDLAQALRIALTGSSVSPSIFEVLEVVGSSETKNRIQNLLKEEK from the coding sequence ATGATAGTTACTAGATTTGCTCCGTCGCCTACTGGATACCTACATATAGGCGGACTTAGGACAGCCCTTTATAATTATTTATATGCAAGAGCTAATAATGGAAAATTTTTACTTCGCATTGAAGATACTGACCTAAAACGAAACTCTGAAGAAGCCACGCAAGCCATAAAAGAGGCATTTGCTTGGTGCAAGCTTGATCATGACGGCGAAGTGACTTATCAGTCAAAAAGATTTGATCTTTACAAGGAGTATGTAAAAAAACTTCTTGAAGAAGGAAAAGCTTATAAATGCTACATGAGCAAGGACGAGCTTGAAGAGCTTAGAGCTAGCCAAGAGGCAAGAAAAGAGCGTCCAAAATATGACAATAGATATAGAGATTTTACTGGCACGCCTCCAGCTGGCATCGAGCCAGTCATCCGTATAAAAGCCCCACTTAGTGGCGAGATCGTCATACATGATGGCATAAAGGGCGAGGTTAAATTTAAGGTTGAAGACATATTAGATGACTTCATCATCGCTAGAAGTGACGGCACACCGACTTATAACTTCACGGTCGTAATAGATGACGCATTAATGGGCGTAACAGACGTCATCCGTGGCGATGATCACCTGTCAAATACCCCAAAACAGATCGTTCTTTACGAGGCACTTGGCTTTAAGGTGCCAAAATTTTATCACGTCGCTATGATAAACGGAGAGGATGGCAAAAAGCTTAGCAAAAGGCATGGCGCAACTGATGTTATGGAGTATAAAAAGATGGGCTATTTGCCTGAAGCACTCTTAAATTTTCTAGTTCGTCTTGGCTGGAGCCACGGTGATGATGAGATTTTTACTATTGAGGATATGCTTAAATACTTTAATCCAAACGACATCAACAAAAGCTCAAGCACCTACAACGCTCAAAAGCTTGACTGGCTAAATTCTCACTACATTAAGACTTTACCTTATGAGAGGCTAGCGCACGATATGCTTGAGTTTGGTGTGGATTTTAAGGCTTTGGTAAAGGGTGAGCTACTGCTAAATTCGCTCCGTGAGAGATCAAAGACACTAATCGAAATGGCAAATAGTGCAAACGCGATCATCAACGCTCCAAAAAGCTACGATGAGAAAGCATGGGCTAAATTTATAAATGAAAATAGCAAAGAAATTTTGGCTAAATTTGCTCAAATTTTAGATCGTGACCTTGACGCAAAGGGCTATGAGGAGCTAACAAATAAATTTTTAGAGCAAAATGGCTTAAAACTAAAAGACTTAGCCCAGGCTCTAAGGATAGCGCTAACTGGCTCAAGCGTGAGCCCAAGTATATTCGAGGTGCTTGAAGTAGTGGGCAGTAGCGAGACGAAAAATAGAATACAAAATTTATTAAAGGAAGAAAAATGA
- a CDS encoding peptidylprolyl isomerase: MKKLLFLAAGMLSALNLYSAQMINGIAAIVENEPITLYEVYSLKEQLRASEQDALNLLIRDRLEDAQIKNLNISVTPFELNDRIESIAKQNGMTNSQFRSSIQAQGIDFLEFKNNIEKKMLQEKLYKSILAEAGKNVNEQKAKMYFDANPDKFKVFSTARVVVYRAKDPELLEAQKTSPKLLDGVQTQEVSLDYQSIDPRLAAIISSTNNGDYTQPLQGSDSFDMFLVKEKIGSYTPSFADVKDNVINELYQGEQEKLMADYFDKLRAKAKIQILR; encoded by the coding sequence ATGAAAAAATTGCTCTTTTTGGCTGCTGGCATGCTAAGTGCTTTAAATTTATATTCGGCTCAGATGATAAACGGTATCGCAGCTATTGTAGAGAACGAACCAATCACGCTTTATGAAGTTTATAGCTTGAAAGAGCAGTTAAGAGCTAGCGAACAAGATGCTTTAAATTTACTCATAAGAGATAGACTCGAAGATGCTCAGATAAAAAATTTGAACATTAGCGTAACGCCATTTGAGCTAAACGACAGGATCGAATCGATCGCAAAGCAAAATGGCATGACAAATTCGCAGTTTAGAAGCTCTATCCAAGCTCAAGGCATTGACTTTTTGGAGTTTAAAAACAACATAGAAAAAAAGATGCTTCAAGAAAAGCTTTATAAAAGCATCTTGGCTGAAGCTGGCAAAAATGTAAATGAGCAAAAAGCAAAGATGTATTTTGACGCCAATCCTGATAAATTTAAGGTCTTTAGCACTGCTAGAGTAGTAGTTTATAGAGCAAAAGATCCTGAGCTACTTGAGGCTCAAAAGACAAGTCCGAAGCTGCTAGACGGCGTGCAAACACAAGAGGTTAGTTTGGACTATCAAAGCATAGATCCAAGGCTTGCTGCGATCATCTCAAGCACAAATAACGGTGACTACACACAGCCTTTGCAAGGGTCTGACAGCTTTGATATGTTTTTAGTAAAAGAGAAGATCGGCTCATACACTCCAAGCTTTGCAGACGTTAAGGATAATGTTATAAATGAGCTTTATCAAGGTGAGCAAGAAAAACTTATGGCTGATTATTTTGATAAACTCCGCGCAAAAGCAAAGATTCAAATTTTAAGATAA
- a CDS encoding TonB-dependent receptor — protein MKFSILASSLIFSSLWALDTNNSDYSVVLPTIEVEGISEQNTLKGYIAYDSADINRNGLSNKETPQTIENIDIQKNRNYGTNDLSSILEGNAGIDAGYDMRGESIKIRGFSVDGGDIYRDGVRDSGQIRRSTANVERVEILKGPASILYGRSDGGAVVNLVSKKANFMPVYKLSGRVGSWSRYGGGIDVNHVVNNQLAARLTTDMERGKSWREGVKYKNFMVSPSVVVTNDGGTVSFEAQYTYDNAWRVPDRMPTKSVYDKLGIDYAKGFSHDGDFVEDKLHFFRTELNAELAKDMNLKWVFGYRKASQNFDHYFGGTIMPGNRLKQNYAKQQTDNNTLSNAITLTKELEFTRFKHNLTFGYDNSVETRHPRLWYNSKKNVTINPYASRSSWGSVGYMPLNADNKHKAINNGVFLEDLISLDDKYRLLLGGRFDFYKFKTRDINGKTNSYKGHSFSPRVGLLWDFLPEHTAYASYSKSFAPYGGRGNIGISTGDTTMLDLKPQNNEQYEIGLKSTWADNRFSSNLAIFQIEHNNIRYRPDPDNDPYTWAVRGKERSRGIELNVLGQIYENLYLRSSLGYMRAIIVSDKSNPLNEKLSLKNTTNWQGNVFLRYAKNDKWYVESGVTGYSKRYSYQVDKTSITDQHLPGFARLDASAGYNFNEHAQITLAINNILNKKYWRSDSRPGDERSFMLNMHYTF, from the coding sequence ATGAAGTTTAGTATACTTGCTTCATCACTGATCTTTAGCTCGCTGTGGGCTTTAGATACAAATAACAGTGATTATTCAGTTGTTTTACCAACTATCGAGGTGGAAGGTATCTCGGAGCAAAATACCCTAAAAGGTTATATCGCGTATGATAGCGCGGATATCAATAGAAATGGGCTTAGTAACAAAGAGACGCCACAAACTATCGAAAATATAGATATACAAAAGAACAGAAACTACGGCACAAATGATCTTTCAAGTATCCTAGAAGGAAATGCTGGTATTGATGCAGGCTATGATATGAGAGGCGAGAGCATCAAGATAAGAGGCTTTAGTGTTGATGGTGGCGATATATATAGAGATGGTGTTAGAGATTCTGGCCAGATAAGACGCAGTACAGCAAATGTTGAGAGAGTTGAAATTTTAAAAGGACCAGCTTCGATCTTGTATGGAAGAAGTGACGGCGGTGCGGTTGTAAATTTGGTTAGCAAAAAGGCAAATTTTATGCCTGTTTATAAGCTTTCAGGTAGGGTTGGTAGCTGGAGTAGATATGGCGGTGGTATAGATGTAAACCATGTAGTAAATAATCAACTAGCCGCAAGACTAACGACTGATATGGAACGTGGAAAGTCATGGAGAGAGGGCGTAAAATATAAAAATTTTATGGTAAGTCCAAGCGTTGTCGTGACAAATGATGGTGGAACGGTGAGTTTTGAGGCGCAATACACATATGATAATGCTTGGCGTGTGCCTGATAGAATGCCAACAAAAAGTGTCTATGACAAGCTTGGTATCGACTATGCAAAGGGATTTTCTCATGATGGAGACTTTGTTGAAGATAAGCTTCATTTCTTTCGTACCGAGCTAAATGCAGAGTTAGCAAAGGACATGAATTTAAAATGGGTTTTTGGTTATAGAAAAGCTAGTCAAAATTTTGATCACTACTTTGGTGGAACCATCATGCCTGGAAATAGACTAAAGCAAAACTATGCTAAACAACAAACTGATAATAACACGCTATCAAATGCCATAACACTTACAAAAGAGCTTGAATTTACAAGATTTAAGCATAATCTTACTTTTGGATATGACAACAGCGTAGAAACTCGCCATCCGAGGCTTTGGTATAATAGTAAAAAAAATGTGACTATAAATCCATACGCATCAAGATCAAGTTGGGGTAGCGTGGGCTACATGCCACTTAATGCTGATAATAAACATAAAGCTATAAATAATGGAGTGTTTTTAGAAGATCTAATAAGCCTAGATGACAAATATAGGCTACTTCTTGGCGGTAGGTTTGACTTTTATAAGTTTAAAACACGAGACATAAATGGTAAAACAAATAGCTACAAAGGGCACTCTTTTAGTCCAAGAGTTGGCTTGCTGTGGGACTTTTTGCCAGAACATACCGCATACGCTTCATACTCAAAGAGCTTTGCCCCTTATGGTGGTCGCGGAAATATAGGTATAAGTACGGGCGATACAACGATGCTTGATCTAAAACCGCAGAATAACGAGCAATACGAAATCGGCTTAAAAAGCACATGGGCTGATAATAGATTTAGCTCAAACCTAGCGATATTTCAGATCGAGCATAATAATATAAGATATAGACCAGATCCTGACAATGATCCATATACATGGGCAGTTCGCGGCAAGGAGCGCAGCCGCGGTATCGAGCTAAACGTGCTAGGGCAAATTTACGAGAATTTATACCTGCGCAGCTCGCTTGGATACATGAGAGCCATCATCGTAAGTGATAAGTCAAATCCATTAAACGAAAAACTTAGTCTAAAAAATACAACTAACTGGCAGGGCAATGTTTTTTTAAGATATGCTAAAAATGACAAATGGTATGTCGAAAGTGGCGTAACAGGATACTCTAAACGATATAGCTACCAAGTAGATAAAACAAGCATAACCGATCAACACTTGCCCGGCTTTGCAAGGCTTGATGCAAGTGCTGGATATAACTTTAACGAACATGCTCAAATAACATTAGCAATAAACAATATCCTAAATAAAAAATACTGGCGTTCTGATTCAAGACCTGGCGATGAGAGATCGTTTATGCTAAATATGCACTACACTTTTTAA